Proteins encoded in a region of the Rhizobium etli CFN 42 genome:
- a CDS encoding ABC transporter ATP-binding protein produces the protein MSLAQDIRRGEVTIRHLSKSYKLNGSHLQVLKDINLHIRSGESLAIVGASGSGKTTLLRVLAGLEESDTGEVLVDGKAIRGVGAERAVIFQEPRLLPWLDVLGNVAFGLETRGLTREQARARARHYVKLVGLKQFEAAYPRQLSGGMAQRVGIARALAVQPEILLLDEPLGALDAMTKIGMQQELARIWRDEDVTTILVTHDLEEAIYLADRILILPREKGAEPRLIDIDLPRPRDRSAPEFVRYREQLLNLFGLH, from the coding sequence ATGAGCCTCGCCCAGGACATTCGCCGCGGAGAGGTGACGATCCGTCACCTCTCCAAATCCTACAAGCTGAACGGCAGCCATCTGCAGGTTTTGAAAGATATCAACCTTCACATCCGCTCCGGCGAAAGCCTCGCGATCGTCGGCGCCAGCGGTTCGGGAAAGACGACCCTGCTTCGGGTTCTGGCCGGCCTGGAGGAGTCCGATACCGGCGAGGTGCTGGTCGACGGCAAGGCGATCCGCGGCGTCGGCGCGGAACGCGCCGTCATCTTCCAGGAGCCGCGCCTTCTTCCCTGGCTTGACGTCCTCGGCAACGTCGCTTTCGGGCTGGAAACGAGAGGTCTGACCCGCGAGCAGGCGAGGGCGCGTGCGCGCCATTACGTTAAGCTCGTCGGCCTGAAGCAGTTCGAGGCGGCCTATCCCCGGCAACTGTCCGGCGGCATGGCACAGCGCGTCGGCATCGCCCGGGCGCTTGCCGTGCAGCCGGAAATCCTGCTGCTCGACGAACCGCTCGGCGCGCTCGACGCGATGACTAAGATCGGCATGCAGCAGGAGCTCGCGCGGATCTGGCGCGACGAGGATGTGACGACCATTCTCGTCACGCACGATCTCGAGGAGGCGATCTATCTCGCCGACCGGATCCTCATTCTGCCGCGGGAAAAGGGCGCCGAGCCGCGCCTGATCGACATCGATCTGCCGCGCCCGCGCGACCGCAGCGCGCCGGAATTCGTCCGCTATCGCGAACAGCTGCTGAACCTGTTTGGGCTGCATTGA
- a CDS encoding ABC transporter substrate-binding protein: MTFHPRNLLLPAVIALGLATPAAATDTVKLRYLASQGGLAAHELADALGYFKDTGITFENVGYAQGGPASLIALASGDVEIGSAATSAVLNSIIGGNDFVAAYPSNGINDEVQSTFYVLEDSPIKTIKDIVGKSIAVNTLGAHLDYTIREALHSVGLPSDSANQVVVPGPQLEQVLRSKQVDIAAFGYWQTTFEGAALKNGGLRAVFDDTDVLGDIAGGFVVLRRDFIQQHPEAAKIFVAQSARALDYAREHPEETKKILAKALSERGENPDIAQYFRGYGVRAGGLPVERDIQFWIDVLVREGKLKQGQLAAKDIIYTADTKPASN; the protein is encoded by the coding sequence ATGACCTTCCATCCCCGCAACCTTCTCCTGCCGGCCGTGATCGCGCTCGGTCTTGCCACGCCGGCCGCCGCCACCGACACGGTGAAACTGCGCTACCTCGCGAGCCAAGGCGGTCTTGCCGCCCATGAACTCGCCGACGCGCTCGGCTATTTCAAGGACACCGGCATCACGTTTGAGAATGTCGGCTATGCCCAGGGTGGCCCGGCCTCTCTCATCGCTCTTGCGTCCGGGGACGTCGAGATTGGCAGCGCCGCCACCTCAGCCGTCTTGAATTCGATCATCGGCGGCAATGATTTCGTCGCCGCCTACCCATCGAACGGCATCAATGACGAGGTGCAGTCGACTTTCTACGTGCTGGAAGACAGTCCGATCAAAACGATCAAGGACATTGTCGGCAAGAGTATCGCCGTCAATACGCTCGGCGCCCATCTCGATTACACCATCCGTGAAGCCCTGCATTCGGTCGGCCTGCCGAGCGACTCCGCCAACCAGGTCGTCGTTCCCGGGCCGCAGCTCGAGCAGGTGCTGCGCTCCAAGCAGGTTGATATCGCCGCTTTCGGCTACTGGCAGACTACCTTCGAGGGTGCGGCGCTGAAGAATGGGGGCCTGCGCGCGGTCTTCGACGATACCGACGTTCTCGGCGACATCGCCGGCGGCTTCGTGGTCCTGCGCCGCGATTTCATTCAGCAGCATCCCGAGGCTGCGAAGATCTTTGTCGCGCAGTCGGCCCGTGCGCTCGATTATGCCCGCGAACATCCGGAGGAAACCAAGAAGATCCTGGCAAAGGCGCTCAGCGAACGCGGCGAGAACCCTGATATCGCGCAGTATTTCCGCGGCTACGGCGTCCGCGCCGGCGGCCTGCCGGTCGAGCGTGACATCCAGTTCTGGATCGACGTTTTGGTTCGCGAAGGCAAGCTCAAGCAGGGGCAGCTGGCGGCCAAGGACATCATCTATACGGCCGATACCAAGCCGGCAAGCAACTGA
- a CDS encoding ABC transporter permease: protein MAYEINQALPRSFGRLKSSKSNSSPLASHMRGVLAAFLPRYGLLISFLVLWQVSSTRGWINPAVFPPLNVILSALWTNLANGALLDDIAISLQRSGTAFAFAVVVGIPLGLFMGQFRLVEQALDPILQLFRQTSALALYPVFILLLGLGETSKIFVIFWATLFPVLLSTIGGVKEVDKKLIEMARTYGAGPLTVFSRVILPASVPAIFVGLRLSATTALLLLIAAEMIGANKGIGFQVMNAQYNFQIPLMFAAILLLAFLGLAANALLVLLQRRLCRWSQPNA, encoded by the coding sequence ATGGCCTACGAAATCAATCAAGCTCTCCCGAGAAGCTTCGGCCGGCTGAAAAGCAGCAAAAGCAATAGTTCCCCTCTGGCCTCCCATATGCGCGGAGTGCTCGCGGCGTTTCTGCCGCGCTACGGTCTGCTCATCAGCTTCCTCGTGCTCTGGCAGGTGTCGAGCACCAGAGGCTGGATCAATCCCGCCGTCTTCCCGCCCTTGAACGTGATCCTGTCGGCTCTGTGGACCAATCTTGCCAATGGCGCGCTGCTCGATGACATAGCCATCAGCCTGCAGCGATCCGGAACCGCCTTTGCCTTTGCCGTCGTTGTCGGCATTCCGCTCGGCCTGTTCATGGGCCAGTTTCGCTTGGTCGAACAGGCGCTCGACCCGATCCTGCAGCTCTTCCGGCAGACCTCGGCGCTGGCGCTCTATCCGGTCTTCATCCTCCTGCTCGGGCTCGGTGAAACCTCCAAGATCTTCGTCATCTTCTGGGCGACTCTGTTTCCGGTGCTGCTCTCCACCATCGGCGGCGTCAAGGAAGTGGACAAGAAGCTCATCGAGATGGCGCGCACCTATGGCGCCGGGCCGCTGACCGTCTTCAGCCGCGTCATCCTGCCGGCATCCGTCCCGGCGATCTTCGTCGGCCTGCGTCTTTCTGCGACGACTGCGCTTCTGCTGCTGATCGCTGCCGAGATGATCGGCGCCAACAAGGGCATCGGCTTCCAGGTGATGAACGCCCAGTACAATTTCCAGATCCCGCTGATGTTCGCGGCGATCCTGCTGCTCGCCTTCCTCGGGCTTGCCGCCAATGCCCTGCTCGTTCTCCTGCAGCGCCGCCTCTGCCGCTGGTCGCAGCCGAACGCCTGA